From the genome of Brevinematia bacterium, one region includes:
- a CDS encoding VacB/RNase II family 3'-5' exoribonuclease — MKRRKVKSGRRFSGESRERRKTKLKETRSNKLENLSKQELLLELSRRKKLPWLREEVFERNPLLDILLVLKKYNVRYKFPRSVVRQSRSIEREVRSSDLRGRVDLRNKLIFTIDGEDAKDFDDAVSLDIEKEYYVLGVHIADVSHYVLPGTPIDREAMKRGNSTYLIDTVFPMLPFELSNGICSLSPSVDRLTMSVKMYINRDTLDVDRFEIFPSVIKSRYRLTYEYVERILDDPSVESDKELVDTLFRMWELAKRLHDKRISKGGIDFNFKESKIYLDEKGNPVEFKVYSRMKSERIIEEFMLMANKTIAKFLADKGPSIFRVHEEPSYESIESISKIVSLFGFRLPPVEEIKSSHLQSVIMNVSQKEYEEFVNYVILRAMKQARYDTENVGHYGLDFEYYTHFTSPIRRYPDLVIHRLVKLALVGKTKRPKYLSLRKLREIARHCSETERESVSAERFIAKLKGIRYIRSFPDEIFDAVVSGFKEDGMFVQIVKNGIEGFVPLETLGKGYFYDQDNNEIVSPSRDTAFKIGQKVKVRLKSYSLIRGFLDFEVI, encoded by the coding sequence ATGAAAAGGAGAAAAGTAAAAAGTGGAAGAAGATTTTCTGGCGAGAGTAGAGAAAGAAGGAAAACTAAGTTGAAAGAAACTAGAAGCAATAAGTTAGAAAATCTCAGCAAGCAAGAACTTTTGCTAGAACTTTCTAGGAGGAAGAAGCTTCCTTGGCTTAGAGAGGAGGTATTTGAGAGAAATCCCTTGCTTGATATTTTATTGGTGTTGAAAAAGTATAATGTAAGGTATAAGTTTCCTAGGTCTGTTGTGAGGCAGTCTAGGAGTATTGAGAGAGAGGTAAGAAGCTCTGATTTGAGGGGAAGGGTTGATTTAAGGAATAAGTTGATTTTTACCATTGATGGTGAGGATGCTAAGGATTTTGATGATGCGGTTTCTTTGGATATTGAAAAAGAGTATTATGTCTTGGGAGTTCATATTGCGGATGTATCTCATTATGTTTTACCAGGCACTCCCATAGATAGGGAGGCAATGAAAAGGGGAAACTCAACATACCTTATTGATACGGTTTTCCCTATGTTGCCGTTTGAACTATCCAATGGTATATGTAGCTTAAGTCCTTCCGTGGATAGACTTACAATGTCCGTGAAGATGTATATAAATAGAGACACCCTTGATGTTGATAGATTTGAGATTTTTCCGTCAGTGATAAAGAGCAGGTATAGGCTTACGTATGAATATGTAGAAAGGATACTTGATGATCCATCAGTTGAAAGTGATAAAGAGTTGGTAGATACTCTTTTTAGGATGTGGGAGTTAGCAAAGAGATTGCACGATAAGAGAATATCAAAGGGAGGAATAGATTTTAATTTTAAGGAAAGCAAGATCTATCTTGACGAGAAAGGAAATCCTGTAGAATTTAAGGTATACTCAAGGATGAAGTCTGAGAGAATTATAGAAGAATTTATGTTGATGGCAAATAAGACAATAGCGAAGTTTTTGGCAGACAAGGGACCATCTATATTTAGAGTTCACGAGGAGCCCAGTTATGAAAGTATTGAGAGCATATCAAAAATAGTTTCATTGTTTGGTTTCAGATTACCTCCAGTGGAGGAAATAAAATCTTCGCATCTACAGAGTGTAATAATGAACGTTTCTCAGAAGGAATATGAAGAATTCGTGAACTATGTGATTTTAAGGGCTATGAAGCAAGCTAGGTATGACACGGAAAATGTTGGACACTACGGGCTAGACTTTGAGTATTATACCCATTTTACTTCTCCTATAAGGAGATATCCAGATCTAGTTATTCATAGGCTTGTTAAACTTGCCTTGGTTGGGAAAACAAAAAGACCGAAGTATCTTTCTTTGAGAAAGCTTAGAGAAATAGCTAGACATTGCTCGGAGACTGAGAGAGAATCTGTTTCTGCAGAGAGGTTTATTGCAAAGCTTAAGGGGATAAGGTATATCAGATCTTTTCCAGATGAAATCTTTGATGCCGTAGTTTCAGGTTTTAAGGAAGATGGTATGTTTGTGCAGATAGTCAAGAATGGTATTGAGGGGTTTGTTCCGCTGGAAACTTTAGGAAAGGGTTACTTTTATGACCAAGATAACAATGAAATAGTGTCACCTTCTAGAGATACTGCTTTTAAAATAGGACAGAAGGTGAAAGTAAGGCTTAAGAGTTATTCGCTGATCAGAGGATTTTTAGATTTTGAGGTAATTTGA
- a CDS encoding prepilin-type N-terminal cleavage/methylation domain-containing protein, with protein sequence MGSKCRAFSLIEIMVVLMISSFVFMIIYELISIGISFFESFSRGSDFSVMQFLRDLEYEINNGEDFSVYNRVLEIRGKKGIVRYIFGTHSKDFSYFQIRKEFVSNSNKGRKDFLLRGVLEVEIREEVSRLRKKVFLSVVNVRGHREFEGYLP encoded by the coding sequence ATGGGGAGTAAGTGTAGAGCTTTTTCTCTAATAGAGATTATGGTTGTTCTGATGATCTCCTCGTTTGTTTTTATGATAATCTACGAGCTTATTTCCATTGGAATAAGTTTCTTTGAGTCCTTTTCAAGAGGTTCTGACTTTTCTGTAATGCAATTTCTTAGAGATTTGGAGTATGAGATTAACAATGGTGAAGACTTTAGTGTTTATAATAGGGTGCTTGAGATTAGGGGTAAGAAGGGGATTGTTAGGTATATATTTGGTACTCATAGTAAGGATTTTTCCTATTTTCAAATCAGGAAGGAGTTTGTTTCCAATAGTAACAAAGGGAGAAAGGATTTTCTGCTAAGGGGTGTGTTAGAGGTTGAAATCAGGGAGGAAGTAAGTAGACTGAGGAAAAAGGTGTTCTTATCAGTTGTGAATGTTAGAGGGCATAGAGAATTTGAGGGGTATTTGCCTTAG